In Chryseobacterium salivictor, the DNA window ATACAGTCGTCGGTAATCCCATGTCTATGACCTCTGCGGAATATCATCAGTACATGCTCAAGAATCAGTTGAGTGAATATTACAAAGAAAAATCTGCCACTAATGCTGTAGGTTACAGAAAAGACCAAACCGAAGCCATTAAAAAAGGACTGCTCCCAAGTGTTGATATTAAAAATAAAATTTTCGAGAGTATATTCGGAGGTAATAAAATCGAAATTATTCCGCAAGGTTTCGCCTCATTCGATATTGGGGGCCTTTACCAGAAAATCGACAATCCTTTAATTTTACCTCAGAACAGAACCAATTTCGCCGTTGATATCCAGCAGAGAATTCAAATGGGATTAATCGGTAAGGTTGGTGAGAACCTGCAGCTTAAAGCCAATTACGATACCCAAAGTGGTTTCGCTTTTGAGAACAGGATGAATCTGGTTTGGCAGGCAAAAGGATCGTGGAAGGATTTACAGTCAAAAGGTCTCACAGATAAAACCACTGGCGGCGAGGATAAAATTATAAAAAGAGTAGAATTCGGAAATGTGAATATGCCGCTTTCTACCAATTTAATTCGCGGGTCAGAATCTTTGTTTGGTTTAAAGACCGAATTCCAGTTAGGTAAAACGTACGGAACTTTGGTGTTTTCCCAACAGCAGGGTGAAGCGCGGACCATCATCGCACAAGGTGGCGGGGTAATGAATTCCTTTAAATTAAACGCAATTGATTATGAAGATAATCAGCATTATTATTTAGACCATTATTTCTTAAATAATTACGACAAAGCACTTCTCAATTATCCACAGATTAATTCAAGAATCAGCATTACCAGAATTGAAGCCTGGGTTTTGGACCAAGGTTCAGGAAATCTTCAGGATCAAAAAGGGATTTTGGGAATTCGGGATTTGGGTGAAGGGATTTCCGGTTATCCGGATAATTCTCAAAATAATTTGTATCAAAGCATTTCCGCTGCTATTGGGATTCCCAGAGATGCAGGAACAGATTATGGAAATATCATCAAAGGTCAGCTTTTCCCCAATGCAAACGGTTCACCGGAAGCGTATGCTGACGGAGAGCAATATATTTTCAACAGAAAAGCCCGAAAATTAAATCCAAACGAGTTTGCATTTAATCCGCAACTGGGATATATGTCGCTTAATCAAAGATTAAATGACAACCAGCTTTTGGCGGTTTCTTACAGTTTTACGTTGAATGGTGATAATAAGGTATACAAAGTCGGAGAGTTTTCAGAAGAAAGTCCGGTTTTGATCACCAAAGTTTTGAAACCGAACAGTACCGTAAAAACCACTTCGCCCATGTGGGATTTGATGATGAAGAATATTTATCCATTAAATACGAATCAAATCAATCCGGACGGTTTTTTATTAAATGTGTATTACCGTGATCCGCAAAATGGCGGAAAGGTAAATTATCTGCCAACAACCGTTAATTCCCCAACAACGCAGGTTAATCCTAATCTTTTGAAACTGTTCAACTGGGACCGTTTGAATATGAATAACGATTTACAGGAAGGTGGCGGAGAAACCGGCGACGGTATTTTCGATTTCGTGCCGGGAATAACGGTGGATCCTGAAAATGGAAAAGTGATTTTCACCAAAGCAAAACCTTTCGGTACTTATCTGCAAAATGTCTTGGGAACTAGTGATCCAAAATTTGTTTTTAATGAATTATACGACCAACAGAAACAGGTGGCTTCTCAAAGCAATTTGGCGCTGCGTTACACGATGGAAGGTCGGTTTAAAGGAACGCAGGGTTCCGGGATTTCTCTTGGCGCGATCAATGTTCCGCAAGGTTCTGTAAAAGTTTCTGCCAACGGTGTGCAACTTCAGGAAGGGGTAGATTATACGGTAGATTACATGTTGGGATCGGTAAATATTATTAATGAAACGGTGAAACAATCCGGTCAGGCGGTAAGTATTTCTCTGGAAAATCAATTGATTTTTAATACCCAAAGAAAAAGATTTTTAGGTTTAAACCTAGAAAGAAAATTCAATGAACACCTTACCGTAGGTGCAACTGTTGTTAATTATGCCGAAACTCCATTAACACAGAAAGTAAACTTTGGCCAGGAAGCGGTGAATAATACCATGGCAGGATTCAATATTTTATATAATAATGAATTGCCGTTTTTGACCAGATTAACCGATAAAATTCCTTTTGTAAATACAGAAGCGCCGTCGAATCTGAGTTTCCTTGCCGAAGGTGCTTATCTTATTCCGGGACAAAATAAAGGAATTGGCGACCAGTCATATATCGATGATTTCGAACAGAGTACATCCAAGATTTCATTGAAAGAACCGGCGATGTGGAGTTTGGCTTCAAAGCCGGAAAAAAATCCTGAACCTTTCTTTTTAAATGGAGGTTTAAATGACAATCTTGCTTCCGGAAACGGTAGGGGATTGTTGACCTGGTATAACATCGACCCGAGATTTTACGGAATTGGCGGTAAAGCTCCGAACGGAATTAATGCTGCAGCAGTTTCCAATCATGCTTCACGGCGGGTTCAAATGTCGGAACTGTACAACAGCAGAGATTTCGTAGCAGGTGAACAGCTATACACCAATACTTTTGATATCAGTTATTTCCCGAATGAAAGAGGGCCTTATAACATCAATAAAAATATAGAAACGACAAAGGAAAGATGGGCAGGTTTAATGAGACCGGTTTCGGTTTCTAATTTTGTGAATTCCAATATTGAATATGTAGAATTCTGGATGATGGATCCGCATGCTGATGGAAATCCCTTGGGAACTAATCCGAAATTACTTTTACACTTAGGAAATGTTTCTGAAGATGTTTTGAAAGACGGCAAACTTCAGTATGAAAACGGAATGCCAACGCCGACAACTCCGGCAAATACCACGACTACTAACTGGGGAATTCAGCCAAGTCAGTTTCCGGTTCTTTACGCTTTCTCTTCAGAAAATGAAGACAGAGCCGCTCAGGATTTAGGATATGACGGTTTAGATGCTGAAGGTGAAGCTGCAAAGTTCGGAACCAATTACGTGAATCCGGTGACCAATGTTTTGGATCCTGCTTCCGATGATTTCGTGTTTTATCTGTCGGATAAATTCCAGGGAAATCAAGCGTCTTCTTTAACGGAGCGTTATAAATATTTCCGCGGGCCGGAAGGCAATTCGAAAAGCAATACTTTGGAAGTTGCAACTCAAATGCCGGATGCCGAGGACATCAACCGTGATTATAATTTAGATCAAAATGAAAATTACAACCAATATACTATAGAACTTGACAAGAACAAAATGGTGTTGGGCGAGAATTTTATTGTTGATGTTAAAGAAGTAGAAGCTAAATTCCAGAACGGGCAAACCGGAAAAAATAAGTGGTTTTTATTCCGTGTTCCTGTGGCGCAGTTTGATCCTTCAAGTGCTGGTGGGGAGGCTGATCCTTCTATTTTAAATAATGTCCGTTATGCCAGAATGCTACTGACAGGATTTGACCAGGCTTCAACCATCCGTTTCGGAACCTTGGATTTGGTGCGAAGCGACTGGAGAAAATACACCAAAAATATAGCAACCAATCTCAATGATTCTGATGAAGGAACTAATTTTGTGACTGATCAGAATTTGGATGTCGGAAGTGTAAATTTAGAAGAAAATGGTTTAAACGAACCTCCTTATGTGCTTCCTCCGGGAATCGAAAGACAGATTCTTAGCGGAAATGCCGGTGCACAAAGACAAAACGAAGCATCATTATATATGAAAGCGCAGCCATTGGAGAAAAATTCTTCCCGTGGAGTTTTCAAGAATGTAGCGTTGGATATGCGCCGTTACAAAAATTTAGAATTATTCGTTCACGCTGAAGATTTGAAAAATGTAAATTCTTCGGACTATGATGAAGATGCAAAATTCTTTATCCGTTTCGGAAGCGATGCCACTGATAACTATTATGAATACGAAGCATCTTTAAAATACACCTCTAAAAACGCAAGGTCACCCCTGGAAATTTGGCCAACTGAAAATACAGTAAATCTTGCCATTCAGCATTTTGTGGATGCGAAATTAAGAAGAGATCAGAATTTCCCATCGGGAATAGATATCCGTCGTGAAGATGTGGAATATGGTGCGCAGGATCCCAACAAAAAAATCTATATCAAAGGTCGCCCAAGTTTAGGGAATGTGACCACGATTATGCTGGGAGTCCGAAATAAAAATACCCTGATCAATAAAGAAGTGGTTTTATGGGTTGATGAAATCCGTCTCTCGGAGATTGAAAATAAAGGCGGTTATGCCGGAAATGCAAGCGTGAATTTCAACCTCGGAGATTTTGCTTTGGTCAATGCGAATGCTTCCTATTCAACAATCGGCTTCGGTGGAATTGCAGAAAAACCTTCTGAAAGATCGCAGGCGGAACATTCTGCATACAGCATTAATACCACTGTAAATGTTGATAAATTCTTGCCGGAAAAAGCAGGTTTGAAAATTCCG includes these proteins:
- the sov gene encoding T9SS outer membrane translocon Sov/SprA, whose translation is MEKNSFFKHRFLIFVLTCFSFVSIFAQQKPSDSSSVRTDFSLPNPMRYDAFYDVSSGMYILYPKIGNTVVGNPMSMTSAEYHQYMLKNQLSEYYKEKSATNAVGYRKDQTEAIKKGLLPSVDIKNKIFESIFGGNKIEIIPQGFASFDIGGLYQKIDNPLILPQNRTNFAVDIQQRIQMGLIGKVGENLQLKANYDTQSGFAFENRMNLVWQAKGSWKDLQSKGLTDKTTGGEDKIIKRVEFGNVNMPLSTNLIRGSESLFGLKTEFQLGKTYGTLVFSQQQGEARTIIAQGGGVMNSFKLNAIDYEDNQHYYLDHYFLNNYDKALLNYPQINSRISITRIEAWVLDQGSGNLQDQKGILGIRDLGEGISGYPDNSQNNLYQSISAAIGIPRDAGTDYGNIIKGQLFPNANGSPEAYADGEQYIFNRKARKLNPNEFAFNPQLGYMSLNQRLNDNQLLAVSYSFTLNGDNKVYKVGEFSEESPVLITKVLKPNSTVKTTSPMWDLMMKNIYPLNTNQINPDGFLLNVYYRDPQNGGKVNYLPTTVNSPTTQVNPNLLKLFNWDRLNMNNDLQEGGGETGDGIFDFVPGITVDPENGKVIFTKAKPFGTYLQNVLGTSDPKFVFNELYDQQKQVASQSNLALRYTMEGRFKGTQGSGISLGAINVPQGSVKVSANGVQLQEGVDYTVDYMLGSVNIINETVKQSGQAVSISLENQLIFNTQRKRFLGLNLERKFNEHLTVGATVVNYAETPLTQKVNFGQEAVNNTMAGFNILYNNELPFLTRLTDKIPFVNTEAPSNLSFLAEGAYLIPGQNKGIGDQSYIDDFEQSTSKISLKEPAMWSLASKPEKNPEPFFLNGGLNDNLASGNGRGLLTWYNIDPRFYGIGGKAPNGINAAAVSNHASRRVQMSELYNSRDFVAGEQLYTNTFDISYFPNERGPYNINKNIETTKERWAGLMRPVSVSNFVNSNIEYVEFWMMDPHADGNPLGTNPKLLLHLGNVSEDVLKDGKLQYENGMPTPTTPANTTTTNWGIQPSQFPVLYAFSSENEDRAAQDLGYDGLDAEGEAAKFGTNYVNPVTNVLDPASDDFVFYLSDKFQGNQASSLTERYKYFRGPEGNSKSNTLEVATQMPDAEDINRDYNLDQNENYNQYTIELDKNKMVLGENFIVDVKEVEAKFQNGQTGKNKWFLFRVPVAQFDPSSAGGEADPSILNNVRYARMLLTGFDQASTIRFGTLDLVRSDWRKYTKNIATNLNDSDEGTNFVTDQNLDVGSVNLEENGLNEPPYVLPPGIERQILSGNAGAQRQNEASLYMKAQPLEKNSSRGVFKNVALDMRRYKNLELFVHAEDLKNVNSSDYDEDAKFFIRFGSDATDNYYEYEASLKYTSKNARSPLEIWPTENTVNLAIQHFVDAKLRRDQNFPSGIDIRREDVEYGAQDPNKKIYIKGRPSLGNVTTIMLGVRNKNTLINKEVVLWVDEIRLSEIENKGGYAGNASVNFNLGDFALVNANASYSTIGFGGIAEKPSERSQAEHSAYSINTTVNVDKFLPEKAGLKIPVNYSYTQTIEDPKYNPLDNDVTFENAPNREELKKVARTYTQQRSLGVVNMRKDRMNPNKKAKFYDVENVSVTAIYNDDYYRDVYTKKNYRQYLRGYADYNYSFKPFVIRPFNKIVSDTAKSYKYLRWLKEVNINPVPTRLSFRTEIDRNYNELEFRNIDAILGGNAGQDFDVIRNRNFYFGWQYGLGFNFTKSLKLEINSSMRTLNDNLSVYDMNNKSIFADPFRAGRPVLYNHRVQLNYRLPFEYLPYLDFINAELGYGFTYNWNARSTVMTSFVNPETNRSESLGSIGQNTSNIIATSAVDVPKFFGKFKYFQNISMKMQKRKQEIDSLNNVYNLAWQKTNQKKTFKSYKFKNKLNPMQSIAYALTSIKQMDVSYNENNGTVLPGLLSAPNWYGYGQTLGGPTYGFLLGSQADIRRTVLERGWISDSDYMTDPYVQMKNQNFLANVQIVPVNEFRIDINFLKNYTSNFTQSGYNVRQNLAYPNHDFAFATEMITYSRTAWTFGTSFTDGKNIYDNIISNARIISQQMGGTLDSNGFTDGHSLANAYVLVPAFQAAVEGKTPTGMTDAKKSGFPLPNWRVIYSGLKNIPLVNSQFSKFDILHGYTSTYTASGIQSSIDYFNVQKNGASDRDAFGDIYNPYTFSQVGYVEAFAPLIGADVTMRNNMQFRAQYNIDRLLMLGLVNHTLTEDMGKEYILGFGYILKDLKMKMNFKGKERTIKSDLNIRGDFSLRDSQTRITNILQDDSQITGGQKLMSVKLSADYNMSQNFNIRFFYDQLMTKYKISTAFPLSTVRAGLTATFTFGGSSGF